The following are encoded together in the Thermotoga sp. genome:
- a CDS encoding type III pantothenate kinase, which yields MYLLIDVGNTHTVFALTKDGKSFKKWRFSTGVFQTEDELFVHLFPLISSELKDVRKIGVASVVPTQNTVVERFIQKYFNTTPVWVRANNGEIKWDVKNPSEIGADRVANVIAFVKEYGNSGIIIDMGTATTVDLVVNRTYKGGAILPGLFMMVHALFRGTAKLPLVEIKPTNLLAGRDTEENIQLGVVNGSVYALEGIVKRMKEVFGDLPVVLTGGQSKVVREIFKHDMYDEDLTIKGVYHYCFEK from the coding sequence GTGTACCTGTTGATCGACGTAGGAAACACCCACACGGTTTTTGCTTTAACAAAAGATGGAAAGTCCTTCAAAAAGTGGAGATTTTCAACAGGTGTTTTTCAAACGGAGGATGAACTGTTTGTCCACCTGTTTCCTCTGATATCCAGTGAGCTGAAGGATGTGAGAAAAATAGGTGTGGCTTCCGTGGTTCCCACGCAGAACACTGTTGTGGAACGTTTCATCCAGAAGTACTTCAACACCACTCCTGTCTGGGTGAGGGCGAACAACGGAGAGATAAAATGGGATGTTAAGAATCCCTCGGAGATAGGGGCCGACAGGGTGGCAAACGTGATAGCGTTCGTGAAAGAGTACGGGAACAGTGGGATCATAATAGATATGGGAACGGCCACCACAGTGGATCTTGTTGTGAACAGAACATACAAGGGAGGTGCTATTCTTCCGGGGCTTTTCATGATGGTCCACGCCCTGTTCAGAGGAACAGCGAAACTGCCTCTCGTTGAGATAAAGCCAACGAACCTCTTGGCAGGAAGAGATACAGAAGAGAATATACAACTGGGTGTTGTGAACGGAAGCGTCTACGCCCTTGAAGGAATAGTGAAGCGTATGAAGGAAGTTTTTGGGGATCTTCCGGTGGTTCTCACCGGTGGACAGTCGAAGGTTGTGAGGGAGATCTTCAAACATGATATGTACGACGAGGACCTGACCATAAAGGGGGTGTACCACTACTGTTTCGAAAAATGA